The Candidatus Cloacimonadota bacterium genome contains a region encoding:
- a CDS encoding pyridoxal phosphate-dependent aminotransferase: MAIKLSNRTKLIKPSPTLSLSAKATQMRQAGIDVVNFGVGEPDFNTPEYIKAAAHKAIDANFTRYTANVGILELREAICAKLERDNGLSYTPKDILVSPGAKASILNVLIAVCDTDDQVLIPVPYWVTYPYQTMMADAVPVYIPTEVSEGYKIQPEALQEAIEDSPCAKVLILNSPNNPTGAVYSRKELEVLADICIQNDILIISDEIYERLVYDDVKHVSIASISPEAKEHTVIVNGVSKAYAMTGWRLGYAAGPTHIINAAGRVQEHTTSCVNSITQKACVTALTEEDDSIENMRKEFWKRRDYLYDMLMKIPHVICKKPQGAFYIMPDISWYLQNNNQEIKKASQFCDKLLETYHVAMVDGGAFGLKGTVRFSYANSMENISKGVSRFTEFLKEISS, encoded by the coding sequence ATGGCGATAAAGCTGTCAAATCGTACCAAATTGATCAAACCCTCGCCCACTTTGAGCTTATCTGCAAAAGCAACGCAGATGCGTCAGGCGGGGATCGACGTTGTGAACTTTGGAGTTGGAGAACCTGATTTTAATACTCCAGAGTATATTAAAGCTGCTGCGCATAAAGCTATTGATGCCAATTTTACTCGTTATACAGCAAATGTGGGCATCCTTGAATTGCGTGAAGCTATCTGTGCAAAACTGGAACGTGATAACGGTCTTAGTTATACTCCCAAGGATATTTTGGTGTCTCCTGGAGCAAAGGCCTCAATCTTGAATGTACTAATTGCGGTTTGCGATACAGACGATCAAGTATTAATACCAGTACCATATTGGGTTACCTATCCGTATCAGACCATGATGGCAGATGCAGTTCCAGTTTACATACCCACCGAAGTAAGCGAGGGCTATAAAATTCAGCCCGAAGCATTACAGGAAGCCATTGAGGATAGTCCCTGTGCTAAGGTTCTTATCCTTAATTCTCCTAACAACCCTACCGGTGCCGTCTATAGCCGCAAAGAGCTTGAGGTGCTGGCAGATATTTGTATTCAAAATGATATTCTGATTATATCGGATGAGATATATGAAAGATTAGTCTACGACGACGTGAAACATGTTTCAATAGCCTCGATTAGCCCAGAAGCAAAGGAACACACAGTTATTGTAAATGGAGTATCGAAAGCATATGCTATGACTGGCTGGCGTTTGGGTTATGCGGCAGGACCGACACACATCATAAATGCCGCGGGTAGAGTTCAGGAACATACAACATCTTGCGTAAACTCTATAACTCAAAAAGCATGTGTTACTGCTCTAACTGAAGAAGATGATTCCATCGAAAACATGCGCAAAGAGTTTTGGAAGCGCAGAGATTATTTGTATGATATGCTGATGAAAATACCCCATGTAATTTGCAAAAAACCTCAGGGTGCTTTTTATATTATGCCGGATATCAGTTGGTATTTGCAGAATAATAATCAAGAAATAAAAAAGGCTTCACAATTTTGCGATAAACTTTTAGAAACATACCATGTAGCCATGGTGGACGGTGGTGCTTTTGGTTTAAAGGGGACAGTTAGATTTTCCTATGCCAATAGCATGGAAAACATAAGCAAAGGTGTGTCCAGATTTACCGAATTTCTAAAGGAGATAAGCTCATGA
- a CDS encoding PfkB family carbohydrate kinase, giving the protein MSLVVVGSIGLDCISTPAGSVIDAIGGSAVYGSLAASYFADVHIIGVVGNDYPSHAIDVMRRHNIHLDGLEIAAGKTFRWTGEYHNLNKAETLLTELNVFADFVPKLPQNCCTCHSLLLANIHPELQLQVLRKTSSYNHVACDTMNFWIEGCPDKLAEVISKVHIAFMNEDEIKAFTGENNIYLAAEKLLAMGPKVTVVKRGEYGSVAITSNNIYYAPAYPIKLVKDPTGAGDSFAGAFMACLEGHNDLSDDVIKEAMRYATVMAAFNVSEFSVNGILDLSMQTINEFKDSLCQMTV; this is encoded by the coding sequence TTGAGTCTAGTAGTAGTTGGCTCAATCGGGTTGGATTGCATCAGTACTCCCGCTGGCAGTGTAATAGATGCGATTGGTGGCTCTGCCGTATATGGCTCTTTAGCGGCATCATATTTTGCTGATGTTCATATTATTGGTGTGGTTGGGAACGACTACCCTTCCCATGCAATTGATGTAATGCGCAGGCACAACATTCACTTGGACGGATTAGAAATTGCGGCAGGAAAAACATTCCGCTGGACTGGCGAATATCATAACTTAAATAAAGCTGAAACCTTGCTTACAGAACTGAATGTTTTTGCCGATTTTGTTCCCAAATTACCCCAAAATTGTTGTACATGCCACTCGCTACTTTTAGCGAATATACATCCCGAACTTCAACTGCAGGTATTGCGAAAAACATCATCATATAACCATGTAGCCTGCGACACCATGAACTTTTGGATTGAGGGTTGTCCAGACAAACTGGCTGAAGTGATATCCAAAGTGCATATCGCATTCATGAACGAGGACGAGATAAAAGCCTTTACTGGAGAAAATAATATCTACTTGGCTGCAGAAAAGCTGTTGGCAATGGGACCCAAAGTTACGGTGGTTAAACGGGGTGAATATGGTAGCGTTGCCATAACGAGCAATAACATATATTATGCTCCTGCTTATCCTATCAAATTAGTCAAAGATCCCACTGGAGCCGGAGATAGTTTTGCCGGTGCCTTTATGGCATGTCTGGAAGGGCATAACGATTTGAGTGATGATGTTATTAAAGAAGCAATGAGATATGCTACCGTAATGGCAGCTTTTAATGTTAGTGAATTTAGTGTTAATGGCATCTTGGACCTATCGATGCAAACCATAAACGAGTTTAAGGACAGCCTATGCCAGATGACAGTGTAA
- the pta gene encoding phosphate acetyltransferase: MHILELLKNRAIAIGGTIVLPESFDKRTLAAAASLTEQSIARVILLGKRSQILNDAAALGINIAECDIIDPVVSEDLERFAEYFYERRKEKGVSKDIALKQMQNPLYFGAMMVKQGMASGMVAGAANTTADVLRASLQVVGVMSGLNTVSSTFIMVSPRDNETTYLFADCAVVPNPTPDQLADIASSTATTRRMILGDEPFVALLSFSTKGSAEHELIEKVQRAKSILNDRQVDFAYDGELQLDAAIIPKIAKSKAPDSSVAGHANTLVFPDLQAGNIGYKLVQRLAGYEAIGPIIQGLAAPICDLSRGCSTDDIVNTAILVLLMSR, translated from the coding sequence ATGCATATTCTTGAATTATTAAAAAACAGAGCAATTGCAATAGGTGGAACAATTGTTTTGCCAGAATCTTTTGATAAGCGAACCTTAGCCGCAGCAGCTAGTCTGACCGAACAAAGCATTGCCAGAGTAATATTATTAGGTAAAAGAAGCCAAATTCTTAATGATGCAGCCGCATTGGGCATCAATATAGCAGAATGCGATATTATTGATCCGGTAGTTAGCGAAGATTTGGAAAGATTTGCAGAGTATTTTTACGAGCGTCGAAAAGAGAAAGGGGTAAGCAAGGATATTGCCCTCAAGCAGATGCAAAATCCGCTGTATTTTGGTGCCATGATGGTTAAACAAGGCATGGCAAGCGGCATGGTAGCCGGAGCAGCCAATACAACAGCCGATGTTTTACGAGCTTCTTTGCAAGTAGTAGGTGTAATGTCTGGCTTAAACACGGTTTCCTCTACCTTTATTATGGTTTCCCCGCGAGACAATGAAACTACCTACCTATTTGCGGATTGTGCGGTTGTACCTAATCCCACTCCAGATCAACTTGCAGATATTGCCAGTTCTACAGCCACTACCAGGCGCATGATTTTGGGTGATGAGCCCTTTGTAGCCTTGCTATCCTTTTCTACTAAGGGAAGTGCCGAACACGAATTGATAGAGAAAGTACAAAGAGCTAAAAGCATATTGAACGATAGACAAGTAGATTTTGCTTATGATGGAGAATTGCAATTAGATGCGGCAATAATACCGAAGATAGCGAAGAGCAAGGCGCCAGATAGCAGTGTGGCGGGGCACGCAAATACATTGGTGTTTCCAGATTTACAAGCCGGAAACATTGGTTATAAACTTGTTCAACGCTTAGCTGGATATGAAGCTATTGGGCCTATAATTCAGGGTCTTGCAGCACCGATTTGCGATCTCTCTCGAGGTTGTTCTACCGATGATATAGTGAACACTGCAATCCTTGTTTTACTAATGTCTAGATAA